From the Bacteroidia bacterium genome, one window contains:
- a CDS encoding methyltransferase domain-containing protein translates to MLNRKCISLLKKSEFPRSASYDAEWMLGNQMGPNAVWLVEWLTQAMKLQPGMRVLDLGCGRAMTSIFLAREFGVHVWAVDLWMSQDNNWQRVQEAGLSDLVYPMKLEAHALPFPSRFFDAIISIDAYQYFGTDVLYLAQLTRLLREGGYIGVVVPALMQDFDDVPEHLTHPQSNGKVFWEAECRSFKTAAWWQRHWQHSCAVTEICTDILPDGWQHWRDFEQALELSGRSFFPSDAETLERDAGRYIGFVRATAKCTGVMADDIYDAALGFRVGAER, encoded by the coding sequence ATGCTGAACCGTAAGTGTATCTCTTTGCTGAAAAAATCAGAATTCCCGCGCTCGGCCTCGTATGATGCCGAATGGATGTTGGGGAATCAGATGGGACCAAACGCCGTGTGGCTTGTCGAGTGGCTCACGCAGGCAATGAAGCTCCAGCCCGGGATGCGTGTGCTTGATCTTGGCTGCGGCCGCGCTATGACCAGCATTTTTCTCGCGCGGGAATTCGGGGTGCATGTCTGGGCAGTGGATCTCTGGATGTCGCAGGACAACAACTGGCAACGAGTACAAGAGGCCGGTCTGAGCGATCTCGTGTATCCGATGAAACTCGAAGCCCACGCCCTTCCCTTTCCATCGCGTTTCTTCGATGCCATCATTTCCATAGACGCATACCAATATTTCGGCACCGACGTACTGTATCTCGCGCAACTGACCCGCCTGTTGCGTGAGGGAGGTTACATCGGGGTGGTCGTTCCCGCGCTGATGCAGGATTTCGACGATGTGCCCGAACACCTGACCCACCCACAGTCCAACGGCAAAGTATTTTGGGAAGCAGAATGCCGCTCTTTCAAAACCGCCGCGTGGTGGCAGAGGCATTGGCAACACAGTTGCGCAGTAACGGAGATATGCACGGACATCCTCCCCGACGGCTGGCAGCACTGGCGCGACTTCGAACAGGCGCTGGAACTCTCAGGGCGCAGCTTTTTTCCCTCCGATGCAGAAACGTTGGAGCGCGACGCAGGGCGCTATATCGGCTTTGTTCGCGCCACGGCAAAATGCACTGGGGTCATGGCGGACGATATCTACGATGCAGCGTTGGGTTTTCGTGTGGGAGCGGAGCGGTGA
- a CDS encoding aminoacetone oxidase family FAD-binding enzyme, translating into MDPRLSQTSSPRKVVVIGAGAAGLVAADFSARYGAEVLLLEGTKHVGKKILISGGGRCNILPAELDESRFVTDSSRNTLNRILRSWPLTEQIRYFEHELGVRLVEEAGTGKLFPASQRARDVRDALLQHAERGGVRLCTDCLVTEIRSVNDAWRIEIRDAPAIHADAVIIATGGLSIPTTGSDGFGFRFAESFGIATAPRYPALVPVTSSDTRFTSLAGISIDVRISASSTRHSAEARGALLFTHRGYSGPAVLDVSHVLARATTEGDANARLRVSWLSHDELFWMDTLWHDSRGTAAGALRRELPERLVSTLMDVANVDASRTLAQLRREEKRRLLDVLLRCALPWTGDEGYRKAEVTGGGVLLSEIQHGSMECKAHPGLYFCGETLDVFGPIGGYNFFWAWATGRAAGISAATKE; encoded by the coding sequence ATGGACCCAAGGCTATCGCAAACCTCATCGCCGCGCAAGGTAGTCGTCATCGGCGCTGGAGCGGCCGGCCTCGTTGCCGCGGATTTCTCGGCGCGATACGGTGCGGAAGTACTATTGCTCGAAGGCACGAAGCATGTTGGAAAAAAAATCCTCATCAGTGGAGGGGGACGCTGTAATATTCTGCCGGCTGAGCTCGATGAATCCCGCTTCGTGACAGATTCATCACGTAACACTCTCAATCGAATTCTTCGCTCCTGGCCATTGACCGAACAGATACGCTACTTCGAGCATGAACTGGGGGTGCGACTGGTTGAGGAAGCCGGTACGGGAAAATTGTTTCCGGCGTCACAACGTGCGCGTGATGTCCGCGACGCACTGCTGCAGCACGCGGAGAGAGGAGGAGTGCGGCTGTGTACCGATTGCCTCGTCACCGAAATACGGAGTGTCAATGATGCATGGCGCATCGAAATACGGGATGCGCCCGCGATACACGCGGATGCTGTTATCATCGCTACCGGAGGACTCTCCATTCCGACAACGGGCAGTGACGGGTTTGGCTTTCGCTTCGCGGAGTCCTTTGGCATAGCGACCGCTCCACGCTATCCCGCCTTGGTACCGGTCACCAGTTCGGACACACGCTTCACCTCGCTCGCCGGCATCAGCATTGATGTACGCATTTCAGCCAGCAGCACGCGACATTCCGCCGAGGCCAGAGGAGCCCTGCTGTTTACGCACCGCGGGTACAGTGGTCCCGCGGTGTTGGATGTGTCCCATGTTCTGGCACGCGCAACAACGGAAGGTGATGCCAACGCCCGTCTTCGGGTCTCATGGTTATCGCACGATGAGTTATTCTGGATGGATACTTTGTGGCACGACAGCAGGGGAACTGCTGCCGGTGCTCTGCGAAGAGAACTCCCCGAACGTCTCGTGTCTACCTTGATGGATGTTGCAAACGTGGATGCATCCCGAACGTTGGCACAACTACGGCGCGAAGAAAAACGCCGCCTTCTTGACGTCCTCCTTCGATGTGCGCTCCCCTGGACCGGTGACGAAGGATACCGTAAGGCCGAAGTCACAGGAGGCGGAGTTCTGCTCTCTGAAATACAGCATGGCAGCATGGAGTGCAAAGCCCATCCGGGCTTGTATTTCTGCGGTGAGACGCTCGACGTCTTCGGACCCATCGGCGGCTACAATTTTTTCTGGGCCTGGGCTACAGGCAGAGCTGCTGGAATTTCGGCCGCGACGAAGGAGTAA
- a CDS encoding RNA-binding protein, translated as MKMYVGNLAYSVTDAMLRESFSQYGEVSQVTVISDKFTGQSKGFGFVEMPDAGEANNAMNALNETDFMGRKIKVNEARPQTERPQRNSRW; from the coding sequence ATGAAGATGTATGTCGGAAACCTCGCGTACAGTGTCACGGACGCTATGTTGCGGGAATCGTTCTCTCAGTACGGTGAAGTTTCGCAGGTCACTGTGATCAGCGATAAGTTCACGGGTCAATCCAAGGGCTTCGGCTTTGTCGAAATGCCCGACGCAGGCGAGGCCAACAACGCCATGAACGCTCTCAATGAGACCGATTTCATGGGTCGCAAAATCAAAGTCAACGAAGCGCGTCCGCAGACCGAGCGTCCGCAGCGTAACTCCCGCTGGTAA
- the typA gene encoding translational GTPase TypA, with the protein MKSSIRNNAIRNIAIIAHVDHGKTTLVDHMFRQSGVFRENQDVADRVMDSMDLERERGITIAAKNCSVGWSGTKINILDTPGHADFGGEVERALVMVDGAILLVDSSEGPLPQTRFVLKKALESRKRIIVVVNKIDRKDARPEEVLQHIYDLFIELDANDEQIDFPVLYAVGKEGRAMRSLGEEGADLTPLFETIIEEIPGPSYDPAEPFQLLVSDLDYSEYLGRLAIGRVFHGSVHQNDSMVCIGEEGTVKQLRVSRVQVYDGIGLKDSDSVQPGDIAILAGIEDVHIGDTICTATQPKALPRIAVDEPTIAMSFSINTSPFAGREGKYVQSAKLRERLYRETLSNVALLVEDGATPDTFIVKGRGEFQMAILIETLRREGYELSVGRPRVIYKDKGGKLLEPIEHLFINCEEAFTGIVTEKLSQRKGRMTNLVNHGTGRVRLEFSIPSRGLIGYRSEFLTDTRGTGIMNSYLQGYEEYRGDFPTRLTGSLVSDRPGDATSYALFNLEPRGIIFIEPGTPVYEGMVVGEHNRDNDLDVNPTKPKKLTNMRASSKDETVVLTPVIPMTLERAIEFIRDDELVEVTPKSIRIRKIMLSALDRHRARGAAIERSA; encoded by the coding sequence ATGAAATCGTCCATTCGAAACAACGCCATACGCAATATTGCCATTATCGCACATGTCGATCACGGGAAGACGACATTGGTGGATCACATGTTCAGACAGAGCGGTGTGTTCCGCGAAAATCAGGACGTCGCCGATCGCGTGATGGACAGCATGGATCTCGAGCGTGAACGCGGTATTACTATCGCGGCGAAAAATTGCTCCGTGGGGTGGAGCGGAACCAAAATCAATATTCTCGATACACCCGGGCACGCCGACTTTGGCGGCGAGGTAGAACGCGCCCTGGTCATGGTGGACGGCGCCATCCTGCTTGTTGACTCATCCGAGGGCCCCCTTCCTCAAACCCGTTTCGTTCTGAAGAAGGCTCTCGAATCCCGAAAGCGCATCATCGTCGTCGTCAATAAAATCGATCGCAAGGACGCTCGCCCGGAGGAGGTGCTTCAGCATATCTACGACCTTTTCATCGAGCTGGATGCCAATGATGAACAAATAGACTTTCCCGTCCTCTATGCTGTTGGGAAGGAAGGGCGCGCCATGCGATCCCTCGGCGAAGAAGGCGCGGACCTCACCCCATTGTTCGAGACGATTATCGAAGAAATTCCCGGACCATCGTACGATCCGGCCGAGCCGTTCCAATTGCTCGTGTCCGATCTGGATTACTCGGAGTATCTGGGCCGTCTCGCGATCGGGCGCGTGTTTCATGGTTCCGTGCATCAGAACGACAGTATGGTCTGCATCGGAGAAGAAGGTACGGTGAAGCAATTGCGCGTCTCGCGCGTGCAGGTGTATGATGGCATTGGGCTCAAAGACAGTGACAGTGTTCAACCCGGAGACATCGCCATTCTCGCAGGGATTGAGGATGTACATATCGGCGACACCATCTGCACTGCGACACAGCCGAAAGCGTTGCCTCGTATCGCCGTTGACGAGCCGACGATCGCAATGTCGTTTTCCATCAATACCTCGCCGTTCGCGGGCAGAGAAGGGAAGTACGTACAATCCGCAAAATTGCGTGAGCGCTTGTACAGGGAGACGCTGAGTAATGTTGCGCTGCTTGTCGAGGATGGCGCAACGCCCGATACTTTCATCGTTAAGGGTCGTGGGGAGTTTCAGATGGCGATTCTCATCGAAACGCTCCGTCGCGAGGGTTATGAATTGAGCGTCGGCCGTCCCAGGGTCATTTATAAGGATAAGGGTGGCAAGCTGCTCGAACCCATCGAACACCTCTTCATCAATTGCGAAGAAGCGTTTACCGGGATCGTCACCGAAAAACTCTCCCAGCGAAAGGGACGCATGACGAATCTGGTCAATCACGGAACAGGACGCGTGCGTCTCGAGTTCTCCATCCCTTCGCGCGGCTTGATCGGCTACCGCAGCGAGTTTCTCACGGATACCAGGGGCACCGGTATCATGAATTCCTACCTCCAGGGGTATGAAGAATATCGTGGGGATTTTCCCACACGTCTTACCGGATCGCTCGTGTCGGATAGGCCGGGTGATGCAACGAGCTATGCTCTGTTTAATCTCGAACCACGCGGTATCATCTTCATCGAACCGGGTACTCCCGTGTACGAGGGGATGGTGGTCGGGGAGCACAACCGTGACAACGATCTCGATGTCAATCCCACCAAACCCAAAAAACTGACGAACATGCGTGCCTCAAGCAAGGATGAAACGGTGGTACTCACTCCGGTCATTCCGATGACGCTCGAACGCGCCATCGAATTCATTCGAGACGATGAACTTGTGGAAGTGACGCCCAAATCAATCCGTATCCGGAAAATAATGCTCTCGGCTCTGGATCGACACCGCGCTCGTGGTGCCGCGATTGAGCGGTCCGCATAA
- a CDS encoding VWA domain-containing protein, producing the protein MRPFFFILTVMMTFSAASQPRLDLRLLRPNTPDYYYYQLYFTPYCGDSVLYGLTERQLILEEPHGTVDSNDFEIDRYASPERNSCYDIAMLVDNSSTISVEVLNRIVVAGRSFIDSMQLECQNASIISFADRPILHSFLGNDREASKIAFEEMKPGGKRVLYDAMYAGMVEMITNGRQGQELIFAVTTGPDNGSSTSTEQLLKTARNNRFRVFVFGLGMSSPPPDLMSLCRESGGLYFSIPVAEDLTVAFTDFEGFIQREYDEYRLVRRTRNPDMRDMLIRLRLEACDDSVWVERHFLFDGSATSVNPVPVEIGLDACYPNPVGTGQTLHIPITVRSGGVGEIVTVRVYDVLGRPVTSITDVVRTSEKQTLDVTTTGLRPGAYIIQFHRGAEVRHAMFVIRP; encoded by the coding sequence ATGAGGCCATTTTTCTTCATACTCACGGTAATGATGACCTTTTCGGCTGCGTCCCAGCCAAGGTTGGATTTACGCCTCCTGCGTCCCAACACGCCGGATTATTACTATTACCAGCTGTACTTTACACCCTACTGCGGAGATTCGGTACTTTATGGTCTGACAGAACGCCAACTCATTCTCGAGGAACCCCACGGAACGGTAGATTCCAACGATTTTGAAATTGACCGTTACGCGTCACCGGAGCGAAATTCCTGCTACGACATAGCAATGCTCGTCGATAATTCTTCCACGATCTCCGTGGAGGTCCTGAACCGTATCGTAGTGGCAGGAAGAAGTTTCATTGACAGCATGCAGCTTGAATGCCAGAACGCCAGCATCATTTCCTTCGCCGACCGACCGATTTTGCATTCCTTTCTCGGGAATGATCGTGAGGCCAGCAAGATTGCCTTCGAAGAGATGAAACCCGGCGGAAAGCGGGTGTTGTATGATGCGATGTATGCGGGGATGGTGGAGATGATTACCAACGGAAGGCAAGGTCAGGAGCTGATCTTTGCCGTCACGACCGGACCCGACAACGGCAGCAGTACCAGTACCGAACAATTGTTGAAGACCGCACGAAATAATCGTTTCAGAGTGTTTGTGTTCGGGCTGGGGATGTCTTCTCCTCCCCCCGACCTCATGTCGCTCTGCCGAGAAAGCGGGGGACTCTACTTCAGCATTCCCGTTGCGGAAGATTTGACGGTAGCGTTCACAGATTTTGAAGGTTTTATTCAAAGGGAATACGACGAGTATCGCCTGGTGCGGCGTACCAGAAATCCCGACATGCGCGACATGCTCATCCGTCTGCGTCTCGAAGCCTGTGATGACAGTGTCTGGGTCGAGCGACACTTCCTTTTCGACGGCAGCGCCACGAGCGTCAATCCTGTACCTGTCGAGATAGGGCTGGATGCCTGCTACCCCAATCCTGTCGGCACAGGCCAGACGCTGCATATTCCCATCACCGTGCGTTCCGGCGGAGTCGGGGAAATTGTGACAGTGCGCGTGTACGACGTGCTCGGCAGACCGGTGACATCGATTACCGACGTCGTGCGGACCAGTGAAAAGCAGACTCTCGACGTCACAACGACAGGACTGCGTCCGGGTGCCTACATCATACAATTCCATCGCGGAGCCGAAGTGCGCCACGCGATGTTCGTGATCCGTCCATAA
- a CDS encoding RNA polymerase sigma factor, whose translation MSDKYCRNHVHEEVSQTVSQDFQLQQRIRAGDNGAFAELYAEHKHKVYSYCSLFLGHRGGVEDVFQDVFIAMLERIRDGQEIDCLGAYLMRSSRNRCLNILRDAKFTIDINSAVETLVEPGIEDEDRKVQLRGAVQTLPDDQREVVILHDYHGYTYDEIAALTELPISTVRKRLFRARTHLREMLNPGPKK comes from the coding sequence GTGTCTGACAAGTATTGCAGGAATCACGTGCACGAAGAAGTGAGTCAAACGGTTTCGCAGGATTTCCAGCTGCAACAGCGCATCCGTGCGGGCGACAACGGCGCCTTCGCAGAGTTGTACGCGGAGCACAAACACAAGGTATACTCGTATTGCTCGCTGTTTCTGGGTCACCGCGGTGGTGTGGAGGATGTATTCCAGGATGTGTTCATCGCGATGCTGGAGCGAATCCGCGACGGTCAGGAGATTGATTGCCTTGGTGCCTATCTCATGCGCAGCTCGCGCAACCGCTGTCTCAATATTCTTCGCGACGCGAAGTTCACCATAGATATCAACAGCGCGGTAGAGACGCTTGTCGAACCGGGCATTGAGGACGAGGACAGAAAAGTACAGCTTCGCGGTGCGGTACAAACCCTCCCGGACGATCAACGCGAAGTCGTCATACTCCATGATTACCATGGATACACATATGACGAGATAGCCGCTCTGACGGAGCTTCCGATCAGCACCGTACGAAAGAGATTGTTCCGCGCGAGGACGCACCTCCGCGAGATGTTGAATCCGGGACCCAAAAAATAG
- a CDS encoding FAD-binding oxidoreductase, giving the protein MPDVIHSTAVNELRRGFHGELIMPDSPSFDENRTVFNAMIDRRPALIAQCVNVEDVIRAVNFGREQGIEIAVRGGGHSVAGKSLSEGGLVIDLRRMNSVSVDPDVRTAKVSGGATMGHLDRATAAYGLATTGGRVSSTGVGGYTLGGGDGWLARYLGLACDNLVEVELVTADGSLLRVSEKEHGELFWALHGGGGNFGIATSLTFRLKELSQVHVTLLFWKPERGPEVIRAYRDFMEGAPDEFGGGLFYLTGPAEPFVPDALHGQLALAVLLVYAGPADTAGQLAAPMLALDHDGAMITEMPYVDFQCMLDDPPGYRNYWTAEYLSAFPDAAVNNFSKRASDMIVPSPSQHVLIPQGGAIDRGPSHYPLPWRSAPWCVHPFGLWENPLDDARGKKWARSIREEMKPWALDSVYLNFIGEEGEERIIASFGEENYRRLAGVKATYDPENLFRLNQNIKPR; this is encoded by the coding sequence ATGCCTGATGTAATACATTCCACTGCGGTAAACGAGCTTCGCCGCGGTTTTCACGGGGAACTTATCATGCCGGATTCTCCCTCATTCGATGAGAACCGTACCGTTTTTAACGCGATGATTGACAGACGCCCTGCTCTGATCGCTCAATGTGTCAACGTCGAAGACGTCATCCGAGCCGTGAACTTCGGACGTGAACAGGGCATCGAGATCGCGGTACGAGGTGGTGGCCACAGCGTCGCTGGAAAATCCCTGAGCGAGGGAGGACTCGTCATCGATCTCCGGCGCATGAACAGCGTGTCCGTCGATCCTGATGTACGCACGGCGAAGGTTTCAGGGGGCGCCACCATGGGACATCTGGATCGCGCTACCGCCGCCTACGGACTCGCCACAACCGGCGGACGCGTATCTTCCACCGGTGTAGGGGGCTATACGCTCGGCGGTGGCGACGGCTGGCTGGCGAGATATCTGGGCCTCGCATGCGACAATCTCGTAGAAGTGGAGCTTGTGACTGCAGACGGAAGCCTCCTTCGGGTCTCGGAGAAGGAACATGGAGAGTTGTTCTGGGCCTTGCATGGAGGTGGAGGGAATTTCGGGATAGCTACATCCCTGACCTTCCGTTTGAAGGAATTGTCGCAGGTGCATGTCACGCTTCTGTTCTGGAAACCGGAGCGCGGTCCGGAGGTTATCCGTGCATATCGCGATTTTATGGAAGGCGCACCAGACGAATTCGGAGGTGGTTTGTTCTATCTCACCGGCCCCGCCGAACCATTCGTCCCGGATGCATTGCATGGCCAGCTCGCCCTTGCTGTGCTTCTCGTCTATGCCGGACCTGCGGATACAGCCGGACAGCTTGCGGCACCCATGCTCGCGCTCGATCACGACGGCGCAATGATCACGGAAATGCCCTACGTGGATTTCCAATGCATGTTGGACGATCCTCCCGGATACCGCAACTATTGGACAGCGGAGTATCTCTCCGCATTTCCCGACGCCGCCGTAAATAACTTCAGCAAGCGGGCGAGCGACATGATTGTTCCTTCTCCTTCTCAACATGTGCTGATTCCGCAAGGCGGCGCGATAGACCGTGGGCCTTCCCACTACCCTCTGCCCTGGCGGTCGGCGCCCTGGTGTGTGCATCCGTTCGGATTATGGGAAAATCCTCTCGATGATGCACGCGGAAAGAAGTGGGCGCGGAGCATACGAGAAGAGATGAAGCCGTGGGCGCTCGATTCCGTGTACCTGAATTTCATAGGCGAGGAGGGTGAAGAGCGCATCATTGCAAGCTTCGGCGAGGAGAATTACCGGCGTCTGGCCGGCGTGAAAGCCACATACGATCCGGAAAACCTTTTCCGATTGAATCAGAACATCAAACCGAGGTGA
- a CDS encoding alpha/beta fold hydrolase produces the protein MIVSRQIDVPGARLYSEAIGSVTDTPVLLLMGAMASGLWWPEQFCRVLAARGRFVLRYDHRDTGGSTKYPLGEPGYTVEDMADDAIAVLGAFEITRAHLVGMSLGGFLAQLIALKHPAHVSSLTLIASEPLGPGDPDIPGIDERVLQHHLLGAELDWSDRAAVVDFSTEGWRLLNGSAHAFDEAHIRHLAEEEYDRSGGSRSFMNHAFLSGGERWFGRLNEIRVPTLIIHGTDDIVLRYENAHALQQQIPSSRLLTLQGSGHELHPADWETVVSAIEAHTV, from the coding sequence ATGATCGTATCCCGTCAGATTGACGTTCCTGGTGCCAGACTGTATTCCGAAGCCATCGGCAGTGTCACAGATACCCCGGTGCTTCTTCTTATGGGCGCAATGGCATCGGGACTATGGTGGCCCGAACAATTCTGTCGCGTATTGGCGGCACGGGGCCGCTTCGTTCTTCGTTATGATCACCGTGACACAGGAGGGTCCACCAAGTACCCGCTCGGGGAACCAGGCTACACCGTGGAGGATATGGCGGATGATGCCATTGCAGTACTCGGTGCGTTTGAGATCACCCGCGCACATCTCGTCGGTATGTCACTCGGGGGCTTTCTCGCACAGCTGATCGCACTAAAGCATCCTGCGCATGTATCGTCGCTCACGCTCATCGCCAGCGAGCCACTTGGCCCCGGCGACCCGGACATCCCGGGCATAGACGAGCGTGTCCTGCAACATCATCTGCTCGGCGCGGAATTGGACTGGAGTGACCGCGCCGCTGTCGTGGATTTTTCTACCGAAGGTTGGCGACTTCTCAACGGAAGTGCGCACGCCTTCGATGAAGCCCACATACGCCATCTTGCGGAAGAAGAGTACGACCGGAGCGGAGGAAGCCGGAGTTTCATGAACCACGCATTCCTCAGTGGTGGAGAGCGATGGTTCGGCAGATTGAACGAAATCCGTGTTCCAACACTTATCATCCATGGTACCGATGATATCGTATTGCGTTATGAGAATGCGCATGCACTGCAACAGCAAATCCCTTCTTCGCGTTTGCTGACGCTCCAGGGAAGCGGACATGAACTCCATCCGGCCGACTGGGAAACCGTGGTATCCGCCATCGAAGCACATACGGTGTGA
- a CDS encoding DsrE family protein, which produces MQKILFIINDAPYGTEKAYNALRMAMTLQKDHGDTVEIRIFLLADAVFCGLPGQNTPNGYYNIERMLQAVIQKGGEVKSCGGCSEARGIATLPFIEGVKLSNMKEFVQWTVECDKVLTF; this is translated from the coding sequence ATGCAGAAAATACTTTTCATCATAAACGATGCGCCCTACGGGACGGAAAAGGCATACAACGCATTGCGTATGGCTATGACGCTACAGAAGGACCATGGCGATACTGTTGAAATCCGAATCTTTCTCCTGGCGGACGCGGTGTTTTGCGGGCTTCCGGGACAGAACACACCCAATGGCTATTATAACATCGAACGCATGCTTCAAGCCGTCATTCAGAAGGGAGGCGAAGTGAAAAGCTGCGGCGGCTGCTCCGAAGCGCGCGGCATTGCGACGCTTCCGTTCATCGAGGGGGTGAAACTCAGCAATATGAAGGAGTTTGTGCAGTGGACGGTGGAGTGCGACAAGGTTCTGACGTTCTGA
- a CDS encoding superoxide dismutase: protein MKFLVFLFAAALVLSNVATAQFTQEPLPYAYDALEPFVDAQTMEIHYSKHHAAYVSNLNKALSESAPSPITDLEAMMANISKFSTAVRNNGGGHYNHTLFWEILTPKRNTRPSASLAQSIEEAFGGMDKMKEQLNKAAATRFGSGWAWLLVTADKKLAISSTPNQDNPLMDVVEVRGTPILGIDVWEHAYYLKYQNRRGDYLQALWNVINWDAVSTRYEKAITR, encoded by the coding sequence ATGAAATTTCTCGTATTCCTATTCGCGGCGGCCCTCGTTCTGAGTAACGTCGCCACCGCTCAGTTCACCCAGGAACCCCTACCCTATGCCTACGACGCGCTTGAGCCATTTGTTGACGCTCAAACAATGGAGATTCATTACAGCAAGCATCATGCGGCGTACGTGTCCAATCTCAACAAGGCGCTTTCCGAATCAGCACCGTCACCCATCACCGATCTCGAAGCGATGATGGCGAACATTTCCAAATTCAGCACCGCTGTTCGCAACAACGGTGGCGGTCACTACAATCACACCCTGTTCTGGGAGATTCTGACCCCGAAAAGAAATACCCGGCCTTCCGCATCCCTGGCGCAGTCTATCGAGGAGGCCTTCGGTGGAATGGACAAGATGAAGGAACAGCTGAATAAAGCAGCAGCCACGCGCTTCGGTTCCGGCTGGGCCTGGCTGCTCGTGACTGCGGACAAGAAGCTCGCCATTTCATCCACCCCAAATCAGGATAATCCTCTGATGGATGTCGTGGAAGTCAGGGGTACACCGATTCTGGGCATCGATGTTTGGGAGCACGCCTACTACCTCAAGTATCAAAACCGTCGAGGTGATTATCTTCAGGCGTTGTGGAACGTGATCAACTGGGATGCAGTTAGCACCCGTTACGAGAAAGCGATCACCCGCTAA